A region of Anolis sagrei isolate rAnoSag1 chromosome 2, rAnoSag1.mat, whole genome shotgun sequence DNA encodes the following proteins:
- the PDE4D gene encoding 3',5'-cyclic-AMP phosphodiesterase 4D isoform X8, producing MQHLKLKFKRMLNRELTHLSEMSRSGNQVSEYISNTFLDKQHEVEIPSPTQKEKEKKKRPMSQISGVKKLMHSSSLTNSSIPKFGVKTDQEDILAKELEDVNKWGLQVFKIAEFSGNRPLTVIMYTIFQERELLKTFKIQPDMLITYLMTLEDHYHADVAYHNNIHAADVVQSTHVLLSTPALEAVFTDLEILAAIFASAIHDVDHPGVSNQFLINTNSELALMYNDSSVLENHHLAVGFKLLQEENCDIFQNLTKKQRQSLRKMVIDIVLATDMSKHMNLLADLKTMVETKKVTSSGVLLLDNYSDRIQVLQNMVHCADLSNPTKPLQLYRQWTDRIMEEFFRQGDRERERGMEISPMCDKHNASVEKSQVGFIDYIVHPLWETWADLVHPDAQDILDTLEDNREWYQSTIPQSPSPAPDDQEEGRQGQTDKFQFELTLEEDGESDTEKDSGSQVEEDTSCSDSKTLCTQDSESTEIPLDEQVGGEVEEEEEEEQSQTEHCVQEEHSPDT from the exons ATGCAGCATCTGAAGCTGAAG TTCAAAAGAATGCTCAATCGAGAGCTAACCCACTTATCTGAAATGAGCCGATCGGGCAATCAGGTCTCTGAATATATATCCAACACATTTTTAG acaaacaGCATGAAGTGGAAATTCCATCCCcaacacagaaagagaaagaaaagaagaaacggCCCATGTCTCAGATCAGTGGGGTAAAGAAATTGATGCACAGCTCCAGCTTAACCAATTCCAGCATCCCCAAATTTGGAGTCAAAACTGACCAAGAAGATATTCTAGCCAAG GAACTAGAAGATGTCAATAAatggggcctccaggtgtttaaaATTGCTGAATTTTCTGGGAATCGACCTTTGACAGTCATCATGTACACCATTTTCCAG GAACGGGAGttattgaaaacatttaaaattcaaCCAGACATGTTAATAACTTATTTGATGACACTGGAAGACCATTATCATGCGGATGTGGCATATCATAACAACATACATGCTGCAGATGTTGTACAGTCTACACATGTgctgctgtcaaccccagctttgGAG gcggTTTTCACAGACCTGGAGATTCTGGCTGCTATTTTTGCCAGTGCAATACATGATGTTGATCACCCTGGGGTTTCAAACCAATTCCTTATCAACACAA ACTCTGAACTTGCCTTGATGTACAATGATTCATCGGTCCTGGAAAACCATCATTTAGCTGTGGGCTTCAAGTTATTGCAGGAGGAGAACTGTGACATTTTCCAGAATTTGACAAAAAAGCAGAGGCAATCATTGAGAAAGATGGTTATCGACATT GTGCTAGCAACAGATATGTCTAAGCATATGAATCTATTAGCCGATTTGAAAACGATGGTTGAAACCAAAAAAGTGACTAGCTCTGGAGTTCTACTTCTTGATAATTATTCAGACAGGATTCAG GTTCTACAAAATATGGTACACTGTGCAGATCTAAGCAATCCAACGAAGCCACTCCAGCTGTATCGCCAGTGGACAGATAGAATAATGGAAGAGTTCTTCCGACAGGGAGatcgagaaagagagaggggcatGGAGATAAGTCCCATGTGTGATAAGCACAACGCATCAGTAGAAAAATCACAG GTGGGCTTTATAGACTACATTGTTCATCCTCTCTGGGAGACATGGGCAGACCTTGTACACCCAGATGCCCAGGACATCTTGGACACATTGGAGGACAATCGTGAATGGTATCAGAGCACAATCCCCCAGAGTCCTTCTCCTGCTCCAGATGACCAAGAGGAGGGTAGACAGGGCCAAACAGACAAATTCCAGTTTGAACTAACACTGGAGGAAGATGGTGAATCAGACACAGAAAAGGATAGTGGAAGTCAAGTGGAAGAAGATACCAGCTGCAGTGACTCCAAAACTCTTTGCACCCAAGACTCAGAATCCACTGAAATTCCACTTGATGAACAAGTGGGaggggaagtggaggaggaggaagaggaggagcagagcCAAACAGAACATTGTGTGCAAGAAGAACATTCTCCTGATACGTAA
- the PDE4D gene encoding 3',5'-cyclic-AMP phosphodiesterase 4D isoform X7 — MPEANYLLSVSWGYIKFKRMLNRELTHLSEMSRSGNQVSEYISNTFLDKQHEVEIPSPTQKEKEKKKRPMSQISGVKKLMHSSSLTNSSIPKFGVKTDQEDILAKELEDVNKWGLQVFKIAEFSGNRPLTVIMYTIFQERELLKTFKIQPDMLITYLMTLEDHYHADVAYHNNIHAADVVQSTHVLLSTPALEAVFTDLEILAAIFASAIHDVDHPGVSNQFLINTNSELALMYNDSSVLENHHLAVGFKLLQEENCDIFQNLTKKQRQSLRKMVIDIVLATDMSKHMNLLADLKTMVETKKVTSSGVLLLDNYSDRIQVLQNMVHCADLSNPTKPLQLYRQWTDRIMEEFFRQGDRERERGMEISPMCDKHNASVEKSQVGFIDYIVHPLWETWADLVHPDAQDILDTLEDNREWYQSTIPQSPSPAPDDQEEGRQGQTDKFQFELTLEEDGESDTEKDSGSQVEEDTSCSDSKTLCTQDSESTEIPLDEQVGGEVEEEEEEEQSQTEHCVQEEHSPDT; from the exons ATGCCCGAAGCAAACTATTTACTATCAGTGTCTTGGGGCTACATCAAG TTCAAAAGAATGCTCAATCGAGAGCTAACCCACTTATCTGAAATGAGCCGATCGGGCAATCAGGTCTCTGAATATATATCCAACACATTTTTAG acaaacaGCATGAAGTGGAAATTCCATCCCcaacacagaaagagaaagaaaagaagaaacggCCCATGTCTCAGATCAGTGGGGTAAAGAAATTGATGCACAGCTCCAGCTTAACCAATTCCAGCATCCCCAAATTTGGAGTCAAAACTGACCAAGAAGATATTCTAGCCAAG GAACTAGAAGATGTCAATAAatggggcctccaggtgtttaaaATTGCTGAATTTTCTGGGAATCGACCTTTGACAGTCATCATGTACACCATTTTCCAG GAACGGGAGttattgaaaacatttaaaattcaaCCAGACATGTTAATAACTTATTTGATGACACTGGAAGACCATTATCATGCGGATGTGGCATATCATAACAACATACATGCTGCAGATGTTGTACAGTCTACACATGTgctgctgtcaaccccagctttgGAG gcggTTTTCACAGACCTGGAGATTCTGGCTGCTATTTTTGCCAGTGCAATACATGATGTTGATCACCCTGGGGTTTCAAACCAATTCCTTATCAACACAA ACTCTGAACTTGCCTTGATGTACAATGATTCATCGGTCCTGGAAAACCATCATTTAGCTGTGGGCTTCAAGTTATTGCAGGAGGAGAACTGTGACATTTTCCAGAATTTGACAAAAAAGCAGAGGCAATCATTGAGAAAGATGGTTATCGACATT GTGCTAGCAACAGATATGTCTAAGCATATGAATCTATTAGCCGATTTGAAAACGATGGTTGAAACCAAAAAAGTGACTAGCTCTGGAGTTCTACTTCTTGATAATTATTCAGACAGGATTCAG GTTCTACAAAATATGGTACACTGTGCAGATCTAAGCAATCCAACGAAGCCACTCCAGCTGTATCGCCAGTGGACAGATAGAATAATGGAAGAGTTCTTCCGACAGGGAGatcgagaaagagagaggggcatGGAGATAAGTCCCATGTGTGATAAGCACAACGCATCAGTAGAAAAATCACAG GTGGGCTTTATAGACTACATTGTTCATCCTCTCTGGGAGACATGGGCAGACCTTGTACACCCAGATGCCCAGGACATCTTGGACACATTGGAGGACAATCGTGAATGGTATCAGAGCACAATCCCCCAGAGTCCTTCTCCTGCTCCAGATGACCAAGAGGAGGGTAGACAGGGCCAAACAGACAAATTCCAGTTTGAACTAACACTGGAGGAAGATGGTGAATCAGACACAGAAAAGGATAGTGGAAGTCAAGTGGAAGAAGATACCAGCTGCAGTGACTCCAAAACTCTTTGCACCCAAGACTCAGAATCCACTGAAATTCCACTTGATGAACAAGTGGGaggggaagtggaggaggaggaagaggaggagcagagcCAAACAGAACATTGTGTGCAAGAAGAACATTCTCCTGATACGTAA